The genomic window ACTACACAGAAAAACTAGCAGTTTTATATAGTATTGTCCCTTCTTAAGCATCTCGGCCAAAATCAGTTCAGGATAATGAGTTCAGTTAGTTGAAACCTCAAGGTCCCCAACACCCAACTGAAGTGAACcattgaagaagaaaataacaaGATAAGAAAGTGCATGAGACTGAACTATGAATCACAGTTTTTTTTTGGCATAAATTGGAAAGTCGAAGAGGATTAGCGCAACATACGTATGAAGTCAAATAAAAAGGTAAAATCGCAATGAAGATTCGAAAGAAACAAGCAATTTCAGATCTACAGGAAGGACAGAAATCTTACCAAACGTGAGAAATCCGAAGGAGCGGAAATGGATGAGAAAGGGGAGCAAGGAAGGAGCTGGGAGGTTAGGGTTTCGAGGTGGATCAGAACGGGGTTTCgttgaattttcaatttgcaTTCATGGTTATTGATTATGACGTCAGAAATTAATGATCCGACGCTCGGTGTGCTCCCAGGAGTACCCGATTCCAATTTAGTATTGGTGTATCCTGTGAAGACTTCCGTcgtcaaaattttcttttaaaaaaatgtaagaagaggaataaaaaaattatttttaggagACATTATTCAATGAAAATTAATATACATGCCCGTTAaaccttttttttaatataatatacataaatAAATGTTAGGTGTGCAagtttttttagtaattaaatttaaCCAAGTTGTTTACAAATAAAAACTTATTTGGGTGaggtttcttctttttctttggttttttttttattcttctttttttgttatcattgtcatctttttttttttcgttcttctttttttgttatcattattattgttgttattgtcgcTGTCACTACTGTTGTCGTTTTCTTCTATTGATAACATAAAAATAGAAATTTTGTGGcataacataaattttttttatatgcaatataGAAATATTtgggaattttttatttttaatattggagtggtagtggtgtttttttaaaatgtggattGTTGGGGTGTTATACTCAAATGTGGGATCGTTTAATTGAAATCGGACGTGTTATACTCAAATGTGGGATCGTTTAATTAGAGAAgtagaaatcggaccgtccgatttattAGAGGTGTAgaaattggaccgtccgatttgtaggggtgcagaaatcggaccgtccgatttgtgggaggtacacaaatcggaccgtccgatttgtggtaaaaaaaaaaaattttaaggtacagaaatcggaccctccgatttgtgtacttcCACAGTTttgaaaaacaccaaaaattacaatATTAAGGTATATCAccacttctacttccataacaaaaaaaaattagccaataTTTAGAGGATTACATATTCTATTGATAAGTTTGTATTATGTGCACAATTTTATATTATACTTTAAAAATTTGTATCCTATATCAATAAGCTATATCAATAAGCTTTTAAGTTTTTCAACAAAAATTTGTGTTCTCCATAAAATATCACTCTAtatcaaagttctgaaaatcggacAAGACCGACTGATTCGATCAAATTAACTAGGAATCAATCATTTGGCCGGTTCGGTTGACCTTTAAAATTATCCTGCAAAAACTCGATTTAAAAATTGGATGAACGGGTGATTAACCATCGAACCGAGAAACCAGTCGGATTTTTTAAAATTCCGGTTCACTGATCCAACAATCAAGAAAAatactaatatttaaaaaatactaatatttttctaatattATCCTTAAAAAGCAACGAAACTCCCAACAAAAATGAATTTGTCAAATCTAGTTGGTTCTTAACAGATAAATTAACAGTTTAAAATGCTACGTAGGTTTTGTTTCATTAATACAGAGAAAAAATATTAACAAAGGGACTAAATAATCTCATAGAAATAAAGTTCAAGAAccgaaagatattttttattgagAACTTCATTATCTTttgaaataattataaaaaactaTTTAGAATTTTTTCTCCATAATTATTAGGTGACAAATTGGTAACAAGCCAATTTGTAAAAGGTATAGATCGAACtgcttttttaaaaaatttttagacAAATTATCTTATTCAACTAATTTGAATTGATTAAATGGTCAAATCATTCATCTATTTAAACaaatgttaaaaatttaaatttcgtcTTGTATAAAATTAAATCTGCAACGAATTAATTATTGATATGCTAAATTAAAAGATATTATGTGCAACAAAAAAATTATCTTATTCAGTTAAGTACTTATCAGCTGAAAAAAATTATTCAGCATATTCTAAGGAGACCaaagtctctctctctctctctaactttcACATACCCTTTTGATTCATTTTCTCTAAATTACTCTACTTTATGTTGATAACTTGAAATTGCCTCCTCTAAATTACTTTTCTTTATGTTGATAACTTGAAATTGCTTTGTAAATTTTGTTTGAACCTCAATATTTTGTGTGTCAAGGATTTTAGAGTTAATTGCATATCTTCCTTAGTTCAATAATCATTTGTTGCCAGTAGAAAATATTAAGTACTATGATATTGTTCAATAATGTTTCGACATTTTCTTTGGGGGCAAATTTTATGATTTAATCCTCAAatatttcatttttcaatcaGCATGATCACAGAGGATGTATAAGTTAGGTGAGTGTATAGTAcaatagaattttatgatttaaTCCTCAAATATTTCATTTAGCCGTCCGTCGCGCTCAGGCTACCATCGTCGTCTGGTCGTCCGTGCTTCTTCCTCCTTCAAGAATCGCAGCTTCTTCTTCCTCGAGCTCGGCGCGTCAGTCCCTGGTATTCATCTACTCCGTCGCGCTCCTGCCGCCGTCCGTCGCGCGCTCAGGTACCATCGTCTTCGTCTGGTCGCCGCATGTTCTTCCAACCACCACCGTCTTCTGAGTCGTGTTCGTCGCCTGGCCTCTGTCTCCGTCGCGCTTCTGCCCCTCTGCTCAGACTGCTCAGAAGAAAAACCCTTCTCCATTCCAATTTCCTTCCTTCGAGTTCAGAGAACAGAAGCTCAACCAAGAAAAAAACCCTAGACTTCGAAGGTCAGTTCACTGCTAACTTCTTGTGCGTTTTTTATATATGCCATGTTCAATGATTATTTGATTACTGATTATTTGAATGTtttgtgttttaattttttattgaatgattatttgattACTAATGAGCTCTAGTTCTGCTGTGTTGCTATTTTTGTGTTGTGATTTTTTATTCAATGAGCTCTGGTTCTGCTGTGTTGCTGTTTTGTGTGTTGCTGTGTTGCTGTTtttgtgtgttctttattttttattgacaTGCATTGAGTGATATCACCACTGTAAGTTAATTACTTGCCCTTTCTCTAGTCCATAGTATCTTGCAATTGCTTCTGTTTGTAGAATGTGGGGTGGCTGACAAGTGACAACAACAAAGCTTCAAACCAGAATAATATAATAGTGTCTTGTAATGTGAACAATAATTCTGACTCTAAGATGGTCACAATAAAATTTTATGCACAAAAAACATGTAATGTGACACTGTAATGCATCATTTATGCTCTGTTCTGAAATTTTTATTTCTGAATAATCATTGATAAGTTGTgttgttgttgaaattattgATAAAAATGGCTTTGCTATGCTGCTGCTGTTTTTTAATTTCTGAGTCTGctagttttgaattttttttttatagatttaTTGATTCCAGGGTTTAGGGTAAttatttgttgctgttttttattttgttgctgTTAAACAAATTGCTTGAACTGAATTGTGTGTTTCGAGGTCCTCTGAATCCTGGATCCCTTTCCAAATTAAAGCTTTTGACATTGAAAAATTGCCCTTTTTAAGAACCATTTTTTGCAATTGGGCTATTCAATATCTCTCAGAGCTCCAGAAACTGAAAATTCACAGTTGCTTTAGATTAGAAGAACTTATTCCATTCACAAAGTTGCTAGCTAACTTGCCAAGACTCAGATTAGAACATTTTAGCCATATTTCTTCATGGTTCACATTAATGTTTTATGAAGAAATAAAAAGTGAGTTGTGCTTGTGCCTGTTGTATTTGGATgtttatttgtaatttatttattattttattctaaaacggtttttccgGTTAAACCACGGTTGGACCGATTGGACCAGTAAACCAGTGAACTAGTAACTAACGCAGTTCGATAACCGATCCGGTTCTCAAAACCTTGAGGAACAGTCACAATCATGCCCACCAGATGTTTGAGAAAATGTTAAAGTAAGTAAGAAGCTCGTTTGTTTCAGATATCCAGGGTCATGGTGGAGTAGATACTGGAAATAGTTTGCTTGCTTAGATAGATGACTATTGGGACCCTGAGTTTATTGACAATGATTCGATTCGAGAGTGGGAGTTTCAATGGCCTACCTCCTCTGCGCTCCCCCAAGTTGTCGCCACATAGTCACATCTCACTCACTAAGCCATCTTGGGTTGTGAGAACGGAGTCAAATGttaagaagaagagaggaaagaaGCCGGATCCACATTGTGTAGTCTGTGAGGGGAGTGGACGAGTCGATTGCCACCAGTGTCGTGGGAAGGGAAGGACAAACCAGGTTCATTTGGAAATGCTCCCGAAAGGCGAATGGCCAAAATGGTGTAGAACTTGTGGCGGAAGCGGTCTTGGTTACTGCTCCCGTTGCCTTGGTATCGGAGAATATAGGTATATTATGGGATTCCATTTCATGAACAGGGACAATGATAAATCCCAAGAAAACAAGTCTTAGTCCCCCCCTCTTGTGATAGCATAGGTGTATTTGTTTGTAGGTTGGAACTACTGAATGTTTTGTCTTTTTATCACATAATGTAGAATCGCTATTAATAGATTGTTCCAACTCTTACTTGTGCAATTTGATTTTAACGTGCCGATTTGTTATGTTATAAGATATGATTCTGATTGGACTGAAAAAAACATTTTTTGCAAATCCTTGTTTGGACACAGAACAACATAGTGAGTTCAAATTCATAATGTGATCTGATAAATAAATGTCCTACTCCCTCCGTAAGTGAATTATGGTTAATATTAATAAGCATGGCATAGAGAGTTCAGAATAATTAAAGAAAGGGAAACGAGGAATTTTCACGGTTCTTCCGGATTTTAAGCATTTGTTTGAAGATAGGTTTGGAgcaatgattgagttgtctttgtGTGACCTCAAGATCACGCTTTTGGGAGCTCAATTTTGGTCGAGACATTGAGTTTTATTTCTTGTACAATATATAATTCATTTTCAAATGATGTCTGCAAGTATTTCAATTTCCTTAAAGAATTTGAATGTATAAGCCTGGTTTCTTCTTCTAGGCTTTTGTGGGAATCTGATATTTGTCGTCGATGCCAGCTGACTATCATTTACAATGCAAATAAGTAAAGGGTGTGACAACGGACCTCGCCTTGCAGCCTCCATTGCACAGTGGAGCCAATGGCAGTTGCTTGATTCTCTTCTACCTACCGGCGGCTTTGCTCACTCTTTCGGCCTTGAAGCAGCAGTTCAGTCCAACCTGGTCTCAAATCCAGATGAACTCAAGACATTCATTATCCATGTCTTGGAGAACACAGGAAGCTTACTCCTTCCTTTCGTGCACGTGGCTTCCGTGTCGCCCAAGTTGGAAACCTGGCACAATCTTGACAAAATATTGGATGCCACACTGACAAATGAAGTCAGCCGAAAGGCATCGATCTCACAAGGGTCTGCACTAATGAGGGTGGGTTCGGCTGTGTTCTCGGAACTCCCTTCTCTGAAAACAATGAGAAATGCTTCTTTGGGGTCAGGTACTGTATCTTTTCACCATGCTCCTATATTTGGACTTATATGTGGCACACTAGGATTAGATAGTACTGATTCTCAAAGAGCTTATATGTACATCACAATGAGGGATGTTATTTCTGCTGCCACAAGGTTGAATTTGATAGGTCCTCTTGGTGCTGCAGTTTTGCAGCATCAACTTGCTCCTAATGCTGAAGGTATACTAGAGAAATGGAAGAATCGCAACATTGACGATGCATGCCAAGTTGCACCTCTGCTAGATACAGTGCAAGGTTGCCATGGTTATTTGTTTTCTAGGCTCTTTTCGTCTTAGAAGGCACAAACATAACACTGATGATGTATTTTTCATAATATGAAGTACATAGACATAGTAGAGTTTTGATTGGAAGAGACAATGTTAAGTCTTTTGGTAAattgaattttcctttttcttgtgAGGTTTGAGGTGGCAACTCACTCAAAAAATTGGCTTCCATTGGTTTTACATGACGATGTAGGTTCAACGATTGACACATGTCAAGTTGTGGTTCAACCCAAAACACCAATCCAAATAACCCATATATATATGTAGAGTCGTAGGGGGATATAAATATGTTCATTAAGAAAAATGTTTGCACGTCATTGCTTGGCTCCTATGGGTAAAATCAGGCCAGGTTGGGTTTGGGTGAATTTGAGAATCAAATAGATTAAATTAACTAAGCCAAATTGATGAATCCAGTACccgattaaaattaaatttatgaaacaaattgattaaattaacTAAGCCAAATTGATGAAATATGGGTTGGATTGGGTAATCCAGTACccgattaaaattaaatttatgaaacaaattgaaaaataaaaggaaaaaaataaaaaaaataaataaaaattaaagtgagATTAAGATTTGTAAAAGTTATataaatgttatttttttaatataatatattaGATAATTGGATAATTGAGTTTCACGATTTTAAGTCCGATATTCGAACCGATTAAAGTAAGGTACAATACCAATATAGTTGTGTCGGGttggattttattttttgatGTCTTCCGCATAAGCTTTTTTGGTGATTCATGCGACATGACTTGTACGAAGAGGATCACAACATTTTTCATAAGTTAATTAAATTTGAAACCTTTTCCTTAAAACTATTTTTGTATGGTTTTGTTATGCTATTTCATGAGCTTGTTTGGgtgttatttttaaaaaagatatttttttaaataatatttttttaaaatatcttttataaatataaaaataattttatatttagatatctcatataaaaaggtttttttatttattaattatatttgagtaataaaatataaaagtacttttttatttatttattacatgaaaaatatcttttttttaagaaaaaaatatcttttagatgtaaattacagcttcttaaaaaagatgttttttttatttttctagtgcttttacttttattacttgaaatttgtcaaacacactaaaaaataaaaaaaaaatcttttttcaataaaaatttttttttatcaaaataataacgTCCAAACAAACACTTAAGGTTGacttttaaaataattatatttaaattcttttaatttGTTTGCCGTTTactatttaatagaaaaaatattagttttattttagacCAAAGTGTTGTTTGATACATGAAATAGCAAGGTGCATTATCCAATTatcttattatttgattattttttcCGCATATAAGTTTtcctgtttttttttattattattattgagttaCAACTTCCATCCAAGAAGGGAAAAATGTACAAAAATTGatctttaattaattaaattttttttggcaTGCCATCAaggataaataattaataaaaaattaatcaagtCAAACACAAAAAACCTTACAACAAcagaaaaattaaacttaaaagatTGCAAAATTAATACTCAAAGGAAATATCAACTAAATGTTCACTCTTGAGATACCAATATAGCTAGATTTTTACCTC from Arachis ipaensis cultivar K30076 chromosome B09, Araip1.1, whole genome shotgun sequence includes these protein-coding regions:
- the LOC107616145 gene encoding uncharacterized protein LOC107616145 isoform X2, giving the protein MTIGTLSLLTMIRFESGSFNGLPPLRSPKLSPHSHISLTKPSWVVRTESNVKKKRGKKPDPHCVVCEGSGRVDCHQCRGKGRTNQVHLEMLPKGEWPKWCRTCGGSGLGYCSRCLGIGEYS
- the LOC107616145 gene encoding uncharacterized protein LOC107616145 isoform X1; its protein translation is MTIGTLSLLTMIRFESGSFNGLPPLRSPKLSPHSHISLTKPSWVVRTESNVKKKRGKKPDPHCVVCEGSGRVDCHQCRGKGRTNQVHLEMLPKGEWPKWCRTCGGSGLGYCSRCLGIGEYRLLWESDICRRCQLTIIYNANK
- the LOC107618759 gene encoding urease accessory protein F; this translates as MQISKGCDNGPRLAASIAQWSQWQLLDSLLPTGGFAHSFGLEAAVQSNLVSNPDELKTFIIHVLENTGSLLLPFVHVASVSPKLETWHNLDKILDATLTNEVSRKASISQGSALMRVGSAVFSELPSLKTMRNASLGSGTVSFHHAPIFGLICGTLGLDSTDSQRAYMYITMRDVISAATRLNLIGPLGAAVLQHQLAPNAEGILEKWKNRNIDDACQVAPLLDTVQGCHGYLFSRLFSS